A window of the Hordeum vulgare subsp. vulgare chromosome 5H, MorexV3_pseudomolecules_assembly, whole genome shotgun sequence genome harbors these coding sequences:
- the LOC123452682 gene encoding probable histone H2A.5, giving the protein MDASTAGAVSKAKKYVVGRKLGGGPRKKAVARSVKAGLQFPVSRIARFLKKGRYAQRVGMGAPVYLASVLEYLAAELLELAGNAAKDNKKSRIIPRHLLLAVRNDEELGKLLAGVTIAHGGVLPNINTVLLPKKTAEKEPKSPKKAAKSPKKA; this is encoded by the coding sequence ATGGACGCATCAACCGCCGGCGCCGTCTCCAAGGCGAAGAAGTACGTGGTGGGGCGCAAGCTCGGCGGCGGCCCCAGGAAGAAGGCGGTGGCGCGGTCCGTCAAGGCCGGGCTGCAGTTCCCTGTCAGCCGCATCGCCCGCTTCCTCAAGAAGGGCCGCTACGCGCAGCGCGTCGGCATGGGCGCCCCCGTCTACCTCGCCTCCGTCCTCGAGTACCTCGCCGCCGAGCTTCTTGAGCTGGCCGGGAACGCCGCCAAGGACAACAAGAAGTCCCGCATCATCCCGCGCCACCTGCTGCTTGCAGTCCGGAACGACGAGGAGCTCGGCAAGCTGCTCGCCGGCGTCACCATAGCGCATGGCGGCGTGCTGCCCAACATCAACACCGTGCTGCTCCCCAAGAAGACGGCCGAGAAGGAGCCCAAGTCGCCCAAGAAGGCCGCCAAGTCCCCCAAGAAGGCATAG